A window from Engraulis encrasicolus isolate BLACKSEA-1 chromosome 11, IST_EnEncr_1.0, whole genome shotgun sequence encodes these proteins:
- the LOC134459031 gene encoding uncharacterized protein LOC134459031 isoform X2: MDSCLLRGWNAIDVSDSDVQTVAKTAVKRFMPFFKLVEVRSAEKQIVAGTNFKLDVTVELSMFGEKWGCEFSLFETLQGALYLRENKCVQAN, translated from the exons ATGGACAGCTGTCTGTTGA GAGGCTGGAATGCCATTGATGTGAGTGACAGCGATGTCCAAACTGTGGCCAAGACAGCTGTTAAACGGTTTATGCCTTTCTTTAAACTGGTCGAAGTTAGATCTGCAGAGAAACAG ATTGTAGCTGGAACAAATTTCAAGCTGGATGTCACAGTTGAATTGTCCATGTTCGGAGAG AAATGGGGATGTGAATTTTCTCTGTTTGAGACTTTGCAAGGGGCTCTCTATCTCCGTGAAAACAAGTGTGTTCAAGCCAACTGA